Genomic window (Oryza sativa Japonica Group chromosome 3, ASM3414082v1):
CTGAAAGTTAAATATGATGTCATCAGAAATAGCAAAAGCACATTCTTTAGAAAATTTATGTTTAACATTTTAGACTGATATGTCTGGAGCGGCAAGGACATGATATATAGGAATAATTTGCTGTATGAAATAGGCTTCATTGCTACAGAAACACCAGAATTAAATTCCATTCAACAGTGCGTATATGTAAATTTGAGCATGGAGAAATGCATAACTTGTCCCTATAATGCACAAGTAACAAGAATCACCTCAGAAATATAGAACTGACCTCTGTCGTGAAGGATTCCACAGCCTCCCCGATCCTGCAAAATTGAGCATTTTAGTATTGATCAATCACCTAGCTAACACAATTCATAAGCCCAATCTATTTTAGATACCTATTATACTTGCCAAATTTCATAAATCAGTAGAACGTAGTCAGACAAAAGAAAATGCAAATAGACATGGTACAGACCATTTACCACATAAACATACTGGAGAGATGGTACTATACACCGCAACAACTACATGTATCTCAACCTCATGATACGACCACTGATCAGCACCTTAACCTTGGAATACCGCCAATTTGAGTGCAGGTGTATGTCAACCTAGTTTTCCCAAATTGATCCATACTTATATATTGCCCATGCTTATCTTACATGTGGAATATTTCTGTAAGAAACAATCAAAATCTTCCCTATAATCCCTCTTTGAATCTCCTAAAGATAGAAGATGAAGACGtagattaagtgttttacgcaaaacgatgtggtaataacgtgtgattaattgagtttaaattattacaaatttgaaaattggattagtctgatattttagaacaactttcatatagaaagtttttgcacgaaatacaccgtttagcagtttgaaaagcgtgccaaaAGAATCCAAATTTTAATCCACTTCTATAAGCAGAAACGAACGGGGCATCAGAATGAAAATAACAGAATGGCAATAAAAAAGCACTATTTAGCCTAGTATTAACTACAGAAAACAACAGCCTAGTGAATGCAAACCTGAAAGTCATTAAGCTCCACATCACTGTGTGCTTCCCTGTCATGGTCACATAGACTAAATATTTGCTACAAAGCCCTCACACACCGTCGCTTTAGAGATTGTGCCTCTTGATCAAACAATGGAGCTATTGGGTTAAGCATAGCCTTTTCAGCATAGTAGAAGACCTCAGGAACTTGCAAATATccataaattatattatatagttAATCCAAGCCTTGCACAATATCTGAAATTCTATCTCAGGAAGGCACTGATTAAAATTATCAAGTGCATAGTACAGTAGATGTTTGATCAAGTTACACTAAAAATTATCAAGGCAGATATGGGCAATACACTTAGTACATTGTTAGAGATGGACAGTACTATGTTCTCAAACTGAGCATCAGGAAAATTAGTGATCCAAATTTTTTACTAAAGCCCTGAAAATCATGTATTAATTCCATAAGACTACAGAGCATTTCATCAAACTTTAGCAATCAAGTTGTGTACATCAAAATAGCAGGCAATGCAACTAACCATGCATAAATGCAACAGTGGGATTCTGCTTGCAGAACATGTATCTTCCATCGCAGTATCAACATTCAGAGTCAGGAATGAAAAAATTGGGATTTAACTTGCACAGCCAAATCATTATAGCTTCATGTGCCAACTCTTTCCCCTTAGCCTTCTATGTAACACATGATTGGAAATAtgtataaatagaaaaaaaatgtcttaTACCAAGGAATTTTAGTGCAAGTAGTTTTTTTACGAAAATGTGGAGTAGGAAGCATTCCTTCCCTCCCAGATTACAGAAAAAATATACACTCTCCTGCTGAGGATTTTATACATGAAGGAATACAAAGGAATGttagaaatattaaatataatgcCGAGTTGATGTCAGGAGCGTATCGATCTTAGAACTGCTTTGATATATCGGGTTCCCACCCACCTAGTATGCGACAACTGTTTAGAAATTAGAAGAGTATAAAGGTTTGACATCCACCGAGAATTTTGAAAACAAATTACAgttgataaaaaatattagcCTACAGGATATCGATTATTAACTATTCACTCTTGAGAGTAGTTCAAAAAATATTTGCTTAATCTCCTGTCTTACTTAGCACTTTGTCGAGCACTTGGCAGGCATAATGTACTCAAGCAATTCATCAAGTCCTGCAGGGAAGAATCAAGCAATTCGTGAAGCACGTACCAATAATCAAGGCGGCCCGGTCCGTTGCCTATCACGATCATGTCCTGCACGACGTCATCCCGTTGGTCCCGTGGCCGCCCGTCACCACCAACCGATGACCTGGGCGAAGCAACTGAGGGCGTCGAGCAGCGGGTGTTCGGGGACGAACGCAGCCACCACCAAGCACGCCGGCGCAGCAAAACCGCCCTGGCTTCGaccgacgccgccaccaccaagtACGCCGCCGCAACACGGCCGCCCCGGCTCTTCGCCCAACGCCGCCCAAGCACGTCGGCGGCGCCCAGCCAGCCGCCAGCCTCACCGCCAACCACGCCAGCTCCTCGGCCGATGTCATCAGCCGCTGCCACCGGCGTCTCACCGGccagccgcgccgtcgcccgcgtctCCCGTCGTCCGTCTCCCCCGCcaaacgccgccgtcctcacgCCACCAGCCGCCGTCGACCGCTCCGTCAGCTCACCGGCCAGATCAGGTGGTGACGGGCCAGATCCAGCCACGAAagggccagatccggcggcggcacAGCGGATCCGCAgccacgcgccgcgccgccgcgaggcctTCCCGGTGCGCTGTGCCGCCTCCTCATGCCGGAGACGGGTCGCCGCCGGGGGTGCGAGAGCGGCAGGGGCAAAAGTCCCTGCGCCTGAGACGACGGCGGCAAAccgtgggcggcgacggcggcagaaCAGCTTGAGGGGAGCGATAGGATAAAGCCACGGAGGAGGAGATCGCGCAAGGGGATAGGGAAGAGATCCGGGTGGAGGGCGCGGTGATTTGCCGGGGTAGGCGAGGCGATCCGGTCTGTATCGGATTGGATCAGGAGGTGCTCGAGAGAGGCGCGCggatgcggaggcggcgcggcgattgCGGCAGAGAGGGAGGTGTGGGACACGCGCGCTGATATGGGACATTGGATCTAAATTCTTCAGATGGGTTTCAACCGTTGGATGTGTCACGTGATGAATGAGTAAAACAATTTGTTGAACCATAGGATAGATTATGTGGGAGCATATATGGTGAATTGGACAGTGTTCTGTGGATATTTACGAAGGGCATTAGGCTGCTGCTTGCCGAAGCAGCCGAGCAATCATCTAAAGCTTGGttaatccttttctttttgttaggaCTATATTTTGAACGCTAGAATTTTTCTTCACATTGAACCTGCAGGTAGCTGCTGAAACCTCTACAGCCTACAGGCAGAAACGTTAGTTTGAGCATACATGATTTTGTCAGGAGGCAGAGATCTCTGGACCTACAAATCACGGAACCGGATCCTTTGACATAGTGACGTAGCGCTCGACCATCCGTTCAGCATCCAATGGAGTTGAGCGCGCACAGCACACAAGCTCGGCCCACGGCAAATAAAAAACGGTCCACATCTTCGCGTTGACGCTACCACGAGCCGCTGCGGTGCAGCCGGTGGTAGCGTGGTGCACCGTGCCGCCGCCACAAGTGAGGGAGGGGAGGcctatgccgccgccgccacacggCCACAACCCGTGCTTCCTGATGAAGCCCACTCTGCCACCGCCCTCTTCCTTGACCCCGTCCCACGCCTCCGCGTCCTCCCTCGTGCCGTCGTGCGGGAGCCTCGCTGCGCTTCGGCTGCGTGGAGGTCCGACTCCAGATCGCGTATCTGACGGCACGGCAGCATTCGCTCCGCTGCAGTTCGTCCTTTGTCGTTCGTCCCAGAAGCGCATCGTCCAGTCGTTCAACCCACGTCGCCAGGGAGCTCCGGCCACCAGAACTGCCGCTCAACCTCCTCGAGTTCCTCTCGAGCTGGTGGAGCGCGTCGGCCGTCGATGTTCCCCATGCGTGCCCCACGCGATGTCGCCTCCGGCGAGGGCAAAGTAGAACCGATCGAAGATGAcgcttttttttcatttgttaaAGAAGACATCAAGAGAGTGTAATGTGTTAACCAAGAAAAGGAATTTGCGGCCATGAACTGATGAGAAAacgagtgattttttttccttcaatttGTTCCTCGTGTAGCTCACTAGCTCCCCGACGGCGAGGACGGACTAGTATTTCCAGCCGACCAAGTTGAAGATCACGGTCGG
Coding sequences:
- the LOC136355862 gene encoding uncharacterized protein isoform X1; this encodes MSHISARVPHLPLCRNRRAASASARLSRAPPDPIRYRPDRLAYPGKSPRPPPGSLPYPLARSPPPWLYPIAPLKLFCRRRRPRFAAVVSGAGTFAPAALAPPAATRLRHEEAAQRTGKASRRRGAWLRIRCAAAGSGPFVAGSGPSPPDLAGELTERSTAAGGVRTAAFGGGDGRRETRATARLAGETPVAAADDIGRGAGVVGGEAGGWLGAADVLGRRWAKSRGGRVAAAYLVVAASVEARAVLLRRRAWWWLRSSPNTRCSTPSVASPRSSVGGDGRPRDQRDDVVQDMIVIGNGPGRLDYWIGEAVESFTTEVSSIFLRTRWKWGCRDAMHFNDAAACCLLAIVLEII
- the LOC136355862 gene encoding uncharacterized protein isoform X2, translated to MSHISARVPHLPLCRNRRAASASARLSRAPPDPIRYRPDRLAYPGKSPRPPPGSLPYPLARSPPPWLYPIAPLKLFCRRRRPRFAAVVSGAGTFAPAALAPPAATRLRHEEAAQRTGKASRRRGAWLRIRCAAAGSGPFVAGSGPSPPDLAGELTERSTAAGGVRTAAFGGGDGRRETRATARLAGETPVAAADDIGRGAGVVGGEAGGWLGAADVLGRRWAKSRGGRVAAAYLVVAASVEARAVLLRRRAWWWLRSSPNTRCSTPSVASPRSSVGGDGRPRDQRDDVVQDMIVIGNGPGRLDYWIGEAVESFTTEDKMEVGLQGCHALQ